AGTGAAATTAGTAtggttataaatgtctttactgttgctTTTGATCAATGCATCTTTGCTGAGAAAAacaattaatttctttttaaaaaatacatgaaaatcTTACTaactttaaatggtagtgtacataCACAAAACATTGTTGatatcattatttaaataaaagcactAAATATTTATAAGTGAAATAtcacaataattttttttgatTGAAATGGTACATTACAAAACGTTATGcaatattgtaatattgtaaaaaaaatacagtaataaacattaatatataatttaataagaagggatTTTATTGACCTATtaaagattttgcttacatctttcttgtaaatatatatttttctatttttttatatattttttaatatatttcagaaataaataaaaaaaaaaacaatcacaattttaatttatgagatttattgtatttttaatcaaaattttctttgtaaaagacaaaacgttgatcatactgattttaaagttaaggattgattagtttgaatatacactgaaccaaacactatcataacatcttagttgataattcagtatactttatctttaaaaaaaataagtgtacTAAAATGTTGGATTATGTGTTGAcctttgtcactaccaaaacaatgatgacatgtttcgcTCGTGACTGTTTGATGGGACCTATCTACTtacaccttgtagctatgagagagagggacacataAATATCACCTGATCacaaatgtaggggtgtagttaaaatcagtctcagccaatggactaaaacatacacgtTTCGggagtgacatgaaaatgcaggacacatATTTTTACATTAAGTTTCATactttacaaagaaaatatgaacttttttaaattaaaaagatatttttaaaaacaacaatgcaataatatgcaaaaattatttgaatataattttcgtaagttaaaatttaggggttagggttcgggactgACACctctgatattttaaatatttattaaatgggtttcaatagataatagaaggatcttagtaaacatctaagatttgaatacttaaatgctttttaaatgtgttttttggttgtgggacagcagtttgctcTAATTCTGTAGAATAGCCCATATACATTTTGCATGTTATTTACAGATTACCAGTCCCGAAATTGGAAGATACAATACGGAAGTATTTGGCAGCTCAAAGACCCCTGCTAAATGATGAACAGTACAGGTAAGCCAAAACTAATTATATCAGTTCAATCTTTTCATAttctaattaattttttaatgttttaacattttgctGCCTACTTCTGCTCCCTTGAAATCTATCAGTAATACTGAGAAAGTTGCACAAGATTTCCAGAGTGGTGTAGGCAAGCAATTACATGAAGAACTTGTGGCCTTAGACAAGAATAACAAGCACACCAGCTACATATCAGGTGGGAGAtgtactaataaaaataacaattgaatattgtttatttgtaacATCTTTAATGACTTTCTCCCATTTTCCTCACAGCTCCATGGTTTGACATGTACTTGTCTGCTCGGGAGTCTGTTGTGCTCAACTTTAACCCCTTCATGTCCTTTAACCCTGACCCCAAACCTGAGTACAATGACCAGCTCCTGCGAGCCACCAACATGGTGTGCTCAGCCATCCGCTTCATGAAAACCCTTCGTGCTGGTCTACTCGAGCCGGAGGTGTTTCACCTTAACCCTGCCAAGAGTGACACAGATAGTTTCAAAAGGCTGATCCGATGGGTGCCACCCTCTATCTCATGGTTTGGAGCCTACATGGTGAACGCATATCCTCTGGATATGTCCCAATACTTCCGCCTCTTCAACTCCACACGTATACCCAAATACAAGTGTGACGAGCTCATCACAAACGACAAGGGTCGCCATCTGCTCGTAATTAGGCGAGGTAACCTGTATGTGTTTGATGCGCTGGATCGGGACGGCAACCTGATAAAGCCCGCCGAGGTTCAAGCTCACTTGAAATACATCCTAGCAGACCCCACACAAGCGCCTTCGTTCCCCTTGGGTGTTCTAACTAGTGAGAATAGGGACACCTGGGCAGGGTTAAGACAGAAACTACTGGATGCTGGAAATGGAGAAGCTCTGCAGTTAGTAGACTCTGCTTTGTTTTGCCTCTGCCTGGATGAGGAGGTGATGAGAGACCATATTCACATTTCCCACAACATGCTTTATGGAGACGGCTGCAACCGCTGGTATGACAAGTCCTTTAGTATCATCTTAGCTAAGGACGGACAGGCGGCCATTAATTTTGAGCACTCTTGGGGTGACGGCGTAGCCGTTCTCCGCTTCCAAAATGAGGTCTTCAAGGACACCACAGAGAAGCCTTTGGTTGGGCCTGGATCCCAGCCTGCAGCAGTGGACTCTTCTTCAGTGGTGCGCCGATTAGAGTTTAAACTCACTGAAGAGTTAAAAGCTGGAATCACGAAAGCAAAAGAGAACTTCCAGGCTGCCGTGTCTAAGCTCACCATTGATGCCATGGAGTTCAAGAAAGGTGGAAAGGAGCAGCTTAAGAAGAAGAAGCTCAGCCCAGATGCTATCGCTCAGCTGGCTTTCCAGATGGGATTCCTACGGCAGTACGGCCAGACGGTCGCCACATACGAGTCCTGTAGCACCGCAGCCTTTAAACACGGGCGCACAGAAACCATCCGTCCCGCTACCATCCACACAAAGCGCTGTGCCAAGGCATTCGTCGAGCAGCCCGGACAGCACACTGTGGAGCAGTTACAGGGGCTGTTGAGTGAATGCTCCAAATACCACGGGCAACTCACTAAGGAGGCAGCAATGGGTTAGTACAGCATTCAGCCAACCTGTCAATCTTATCCACCTTCTTCTTCAAGTAAGCCTATGGGAGAGACttatctgctatagggaaataatgaaaagaataacaacgtgcagtaaacggtaaaacaaacaaaccagtgtattcataattaagattatacattagaataacatggtaagacacaccaatttgcaattaCGATgctgttttagtgccatgttacaaaataaaaaaatctaagattacgagattaaagtcgtatgttgagaataaagttgaactaGTCACTTGtgatacctcagaaaagacaacaatataactttTGTTAACTAAGGTTTAGAACGTTTTATTgttgtttgtaattaaatacatgtgaggaatgcAAGATTGGACGCCACAGATGTTTTTGCAGActaggtggtggaattttcacaaagaaaaaagtacacTATAATTTAATGAAAGAATGTTATATTGTAATCGAAACAACcattgattcacatgaatacagcaATCTATTccaccacattaaagagcgtgaaaacacattattgcaagacacacATTATTCAgtggctggcgcactacaaataggcctaatgaatgcaactGGAATATTATTTtgaagcatactgtccctgcgagtatttctgctaataatcccacatatattcaaatatgcACCAGCTCTTAttagaagaaaaaggtggattcaTGAGGTGACTTATGATTCTCGTAGGGAAAAGTGATGTTTATCTTAGCAAGACTTGTTTTTTAATCAGTATTGTGTAAGATAAAGGGGTAGTTTGcctcaaaaatgacaattctgtcatcatttactcattgtcatgttctaaACCAATAAgactaacaccgtgtctacaccagaCGCGATAATTACAATATTAATAGGGTTTGCatttacgtcacgatttggtcagttacacgGATGCGTGGCCATACTGGCGATAGTTGAACAtaaacaacagcatagattgcACTGTTAGAGTACCACTGAataagttgttctgctaatttatgctgtctaaaccacagaaaaaacgtgtggaagctgctaaatcatatagagaagtaagcaggaaagggcacaatattttgacaaactaaagttaatatgtggtaaagatatgtataaacagtattaattaagatgttagcctaatatttcagcagcaataatcagcaaaatatgagagttttgttcagtttagtggcattgtttacattcagtgtcgCCAATaaggccgattgatgacgcatcgTGAAAACGCTCTataaaacccattataatcagtgttgctgtctacactggatgcagcgCAGTGCGACGTGACACGACAGACAAATCCTCCAATTTTCTCCTTTGTAATGAGAGTTAATGTGGTCCAAAACAGCATTAGACCCTACCTACTTTCATTGTATTGACAAAAGATACTATTTTCAAAATGTCTTTGAATTCCACAGAAGTCCTACAGGTTTAAaaagacataagggtgagtaaatggtgacAGAATTTCCATCCTTGTACGTTTTTGGGGGATGGTGAGCATCAGATCACATCTTTAGCTCACTCTAAACTTGTATCATTTCATCATTGTCAtcttttttgtgcattttcatCTAGGTCAAGGCTTTGATCGCCATCTTTTTGCCATGCGCTACCTGGCTAATTCGAAAGGAATAGCCCTGCCCAGTCTCTACCATGATCCGGCATATGCCGCCATAAACCACAACATCCTGTCCACCAGTACTCTCACCAGCCCCGCGGTCAGTCTGGGCGGATTTGCTCCTGTGGTGCCTGATGGTTTCGGAGTGGGCTATGGTGTCCATGATGAATGGATTGGGTGCAACGTGTCCAGCTACCCAGCCAGAAATGTTCATGAGTTCCTTAAGTGTGTTCACAAGTCCTTGGAAGACATTTTTACAGTCCTTGATGGAAAACCCATTCATTGAAAGTGCACTTAATGTGTTGAGGTTTATTGAAGCACTTGGTAGGTGAAGTAGTCTGAATTTAGAGCACTTCTGTTTTACTTTTATTAGATAAGGACTTAAATGTAATTGGTAATGACATGATTATCTTTAAAGGCTGAAGTAAGAACAAATAAGCTTTGCACTGTGTGGACAGACTGTGACCCATACTTAAGTGATTGATTCAAAAATTAGTAAATGTAATGGGGGTACAGGTAACTTTCTGAAATGCTAATGTCCTTAAATGTATTGTACTTGAAATATTTGCAGTGTATTTCCTCCCAGGTTCAATGGGCAGCTTTAAGAAATGTCAATCGTGCAACATGGATATAATGTAATTCCATGATGTAATTCTGCATTGTTTAATTATGTAGAATAATTGAAAGACCTGTCCTGTACCTTATAAGATGAATGAACATGGATAACTATAAATACTCTGATTGTAAAGACTTTAACAAgcttaataaagaaaaaaaaatgtaaaaagctgCATATGTACATTTGTGATTCTtgaccccaaaaccagtcataacgttacattttaataaataagctttccattaatatatatattgtttgttaggataggacaatatttggatgaaATACAActaatctgagggttcaaaaaaatctaaatattgagaaacacGCCTTGaaagttgtgcaaattaagttccatgcatattactagttttgatatttatggtaggaaattcacaaaataacttggaatggaacatgatttttgtcataaaagaaaaataataatgataattttgacccatactaattatttttggctattgctacaaatatactcgtgctacttaagaagaggttttgtggtctagggtcacatttattagggtcatatacagtatttttcaaatttggggtcagtaaaatttTAGAAAGAAATCTTAAAAATAACAGTAAAGATAACTTTCTATTTCAAGTAAATTATGAATTAGACAGAAACATTAAGCTGCACAATCCCAGCAAGCAATAGTCGTCATTTCACCGTCTGGGTTAACTATAAACCCGATATAGTCCAGCTATGTGTAACCCACTTCCAGcccaaataaccttgaatttggttgcatgccatttttttggcaaaataactagttagatgtatgaaattccatcctgtaagcaaactcagcaacgtttacaaggttttatggtttaattttttttttattgatgactAGTTTAATATTGggatatgtttagacgtctattaaattttcactgacagcccaaatacaaacttattttagcctagacgtctggGCTGTGTTTTCACGGCTAATAGACATCTTTTAGACCAAAAATTGCTTGCTGGGATTGCTTTAAACATTGATATGAAACgcttcatgtgacactgaaggctggaaaATTTGCTTCTCCATTACATTacaaatttactgtattttttgattagtattattttttttttttaaatcatcctTGGTGAGGATAAGAGACATTATAAAACATAAAAGTCGTAACCTACCCCAAACTGTAAACCAGTAGTGTACATAATGCATGTTCTACTCTAAAGTTCCTATTTAGAGTGTATATACTGATAATATCATTAAGGTGCTGAAAAGATCTTTcgcacatttaaaacattttaaaatggaatATAAAGCGAATCTACAgttgaacaattttttttatttaaaaaaagaaaagaaaaaaggaaaaccaCCAAGCAATGTACAAATGTTGAAAATAGCTCAAACAATAACTAAAATACGACTTTCATCCAGAATAAAAGCAAcagggtatttagatgggcttgaTTTTGAAGTGGAGGCCGATGAGACTGAATACAAGGCATTTGAGATCCTGGACCAGGTAGTAGAAAACTCTGAGTCCTTCTGGGTCCCTGAAGAGCAAGAACACCAATGTTACCACTTTTATAATGTAGAGAACAAACAGTGAAACTGCACTGCTTGAGAGTAGAAAATGgagcatttagcagatgctttcatCTAAAGTGATTTGcaaaaaagatgcatctcaaggAAGTTATTATACAAGAGCCAATAATACTTGTGGTTTCAAAATTGAGAGCAGCGCAGAAGAGAAATGCAGTGAATGAAATATGCTTACTTAGACTGGTTGACGTCAATTAAAGATCCAATTTTAGAAGTTGTGAATGAAATGTGTTCATCGCCGATGACAATCTCCAGTTCCTATAAAACACAAAGAAGGGCAATTAGGATGCATTACACCACACATGGTGACCAGAGCAagggtaaataaaaaataaaaaatacacgcaaaaacaaaatgcatgggtatatttgtagcaacagcccaaaatacactgtatgggccaaaatgactaatttttcttttatgcccaaaactAATAGGATATTACaaaaagatcacgttccatgaagatatttagtaaatttcctaccattaatatatcaaaacttaatttttgattagcaatatgcattgcaaagaacttaatttggacaacttaaaag
Above is a genomic segment from Garra rufa chromosome 15, GarRuf1.0, whole genome shotgun sequence containing:
- the cpt2 gene encoding carnitine O-palmitoyltransferase 2, mitochondrial, translating into MAGLLSTQYNLTLGKLKLLRNNPVLSVLTSTQRKYSSKDGAGIEYLHKSVVPTMHYQKSLPRLPVPKLEDTIRKYLAAQRPLLNDEQYSNTEKVAQDFQSGVGKQLHEELVALDKNNKHTSYISAPWFDMYLSARESVVLNFNPFMSFNPDPKPEYNDQLLRATNMVCSAIRFMKTLRAGLLEPEVFHLNPAKSDTDSFKRLIRWVPPSISWFGAYMVNAYPLDMSQYFRLFNSTRIPKYKCDELITNDKGRHLLVIRRGNLYVFDALDRDGNLIKPAEVQAHLKYILADPTQAPSFPLGVLTSENRDTWAGLRQKLLDAGNGEALQLVDSALFCLCLDEEVMRDHIHISHNMLYGDGCNRWYDKSFSIILAKDGQAAINFEHSWGDGVAVLRFQNEVFKDTTEKPLVGPGSQPAAVDSSSVVRRLEFKLTEELKAGITKAKENFQAAVSKLTIDAMEFKKGGKEQLKKKKLSPDAIAQLAFQMGFLRQYGQTVATYESCSTAAFKHGRTETIRPATIHTKRCAKAFVEQPGQHTVEQLQGLLSECSKYHGQLTKEAAMGQGFDRHLFAMRYLANSKGIALPSLYHDPAYAAINHNILSTSTLTSPAVSLGGFAPVVPDGFGVGYGVHDEWIGCNVSSYPARNVHEFLKCVHKSLEDIFTVLDGKPIH